In one Umezawaea sp. Da 62-37 genomic region, the following are encoded:
- a CDS encoding GntR family transcriptional regulator produces MIEFRIDRRSGVSTYMQIIQQVRQAMRLGLLNPGDRLPSAREVVEATAVNPNTVLKAYRELEREGLVEARRGLGTFVTKSLSSEATTGSDAPLRQELAGWMGRAQEGGLVVEDVDALYSAVRDDHYPAEERS; encoded by the coding sequence GTGATCGAGTTCCGGATCGACCGGCGCTCCGGGGTCTCCACCTACATGCAGATCATCCAGCAGGTCAGACAGGCCATGCGACTGGGACTGCTCAACCCCGGCGACCGGCTGCCCTCAGCGCGGGAGGTGGTGGAGGCGACCGCCGTCAACCCCAACACCGTGCTCAAGGCCTACCGCGAGCTGGAACGGGAAGGGCTGGTGGAAGCGCGCCGCGGCCTGGGCACCTTCGTGACCAAGTCGCTGTCGTCCGAGGCCACCACCGGCAGCGACGCGCCGCTCCGGCAGGAACTGGCGGGCTGGATGGGCCGCGCGCAGGAGGGCGGCCTCGTCGTCGAGGACGTCGACGCCCTGTACTCCGCGGTCCGCGACGACCACTACCCCGCCGAGGAGCGATCGTGA
- a CDS encoding ABC transporter ATP-binding protein, producing the protein MTPLTATAVGKRYRSRWAIRDCDFTVPEGGVVALVGPNGAGKSTLLGMAAGLVLPTTGEVTVFGTPVRGRIHPDVSFLAQQRSFHRGLTVREQVRAVAAMNDRWSGDRVHEVLGLLAGVDYDAKVDTLSAGARTQLAIALALGRLPRLLLLDEPLSDLDPLARDETLRIVMTEVADRGTTVVMSSHLLSDLRDVCDHLLLVDEGRVQLDGDIEEVLAEHRVLVGPTADESTVEGSLISATRTERQSTLLVRGAAPDPQGWTGTEPDLESLVMGYLRASRDRRSAAKRG; encoded by the coding sequence GTGACCCCGTTGACCGCCACCGCCGTGGGCAAGCGGTACCGCTCCCGCTGGGCGATCCGCGACTGCGACTTCACCGTTCCCGAGGGCGGGGTCGTCGCACTGGTCGGCCCGAACGGCGCGGGCAAGAGCACCCTGCTGGGCATGGCCGCGGGACTCGTCCTCCCGACCACCGGTGAGGTGACCGTCTTCGGCACTCCCGTCCGGGGCCGCATCCACCCGGACGTCTCGTTCCTCGCGCAGCAAAGGTCGTTCCACCGCGGCCTCACGGTGCGCGAGCAGGTGCGGGCCGTCGCCGCGATGAACGACCGCTGGTCCGGCGACCGGGTCCACGAGGTGCTCGGGCTGCTGGCGGGCGTGGACTACGACGCGAAGGTCGACACCCTGTCCGCGGGCGCCCGGACCCAGCTGGCGATCGCGCTGGCGCTGGGGCGCCTCCCCCGGCTGCTGCTCCTGGACGAGCCGCTGTCCGACCTGGACCCGCTGGCCCGCGACGAGACGCTGCGGATCGTCATGACCGAGGTCGCCGACCGCGGGACCACGGTGGTGATGTCCTCGCACCTGCTCAGCGACCTGCGCGACGTGTGCGACCACCTCCTGCTGGTCGACGAGGGCCGGGTCCAGCTCGACGGCGACATCGAGGAAGTCCTCGCGGAGCACCGCGTCCTGGTCGGCCCGACCGCCGACGAGTCCACTGTGGAGGGATCGCTGATCAGCGCGACCCGCACCGAACGGCAGTCCACCCTGCTGGTGCGGGGAGCCGCGCCCGACCCGCAGGGGTGGACGGGCACCGAACCCGACCTGGAATCCCTGGTCATGGGTTACCTGCGGGCGTCGCGCGACCGGCGGTCGGCCGCCAAGCGCGGGTAG
- a CDS encoding UbiA family prenyltransferase, with product MAGTPTAPPKRALALGLVGACHPVPSLAVTAVSVLLAVGVGHDAAGVALIGAAVLTGQLSIGWSNDRVDAARDRETGRTAKPAATGEVPVGWVGAAAGLALAASVVLSSLLGVLAAAALLVGVAAGWAYNLGLKATPWSGATYLLAFGALPLAPYLALPGHPWPEWWVPVVGALLGFGAHFANVLPDLRADAATGVRGLPQRLGPRWGVVVMAAALAAASVVLGFGPTDTSTTFTLVAVGGGVLGALAAAAVAVRSPDSPAAFRITIAIALLDVGLLIAAAV from the coding sequence ATGGCCGGAACGCCGACCGCACCGCCGAAGCGCGCGCTGGCCCTTGGCCTGGTGGGCGCGTGCCACCCCGTGCCCTCCCTCGCCGTCACGGCCGTGTCCGTGCTGCTCGCCGTCGGCGTCGGGCACGACGCCGCGGGGGTGGCGCTGATCGGCGCGGCGGTGCTCACCGGCCAGCTGTCGATCGGCTGGTCGAACGACCGGGTCGACGCGGCGAGGGACCGCGAGACGGGCCGGACGGCCAAACCCGCGGCCACCGGAGAGGTGCCGGTCGGCTGGGTCGGCGCGGCGGCCGGGCTGGCGCTGGCGGCCTCGGTCGTGCTGTCCTCGCTGCTGGGCGTGCTCGCCGCCGCCGCCCTGCTGGTCGGGGTCGCGGCGGGCTGGGCGTACAACCTGGGGCTGAAGGCCACGCCCTGGTCCGGTGCGACCTACCTGCTGGCCTTCGGCGCCCTGCCGCTCGCGCCCTACCTGGCGCTGCCCGGCCACCCGTGGCCGGAGTGGTGGGTGCCGGTGGTCGGGGCCCTGCTCGGGTTCGGCGCGCACTTCGCGAACGTGCTGCCGGACCTGCGCGCGGACGCCGCCACCGGTGTCCGCGGCCTCCCGCAGAGGCTCGGCCCGCGGTGGGGCGTCGTGGTCATGGCGGCCGCGCTGGCGGCGGCGTCCGTGGTGCTCGGCTTCGGGCCCACCGACACCTCCACGACGTTCACCCTGGTCGCCGTGGGCGGGGGAGTGCTCGGCGCGCTGGCCGCGGCGGCTGTCGCCGTGCGGTCGCCCGACAGCCCGGCGGCGTTCCGGATCACGATCGCGATCGCCCTGCTGGACGTCGGGCTGCTGATCGCCGCGGCGGTCTGA